One genomic window of Methanosarcina acetivorans C2A includes the following:
- a CDS encoding protein translocase SEC61 complex subunit gamma → MVESTFEPNITTKSVGQAIRAHLRVLKLTKKPSREEFLTIAKVAGAGILAVGAIGFIIYVLLTMLPQWVSQ, encoded by the coding sequence TTGGTAGAATCCACATTTGAACCGAATATAACCACAAAAAGCGTTGGTCAGGCAATCCGGGCACACCTGAGGGTCCTGAAACTTACGAAAAAACCGTCCAGGGAAGAGTTCTTGACCATTGCCAAAGTTGCAGGTGCCGGCATCCTGGCTGTGGGAGCAATTGGATTTATTATTTACGTACTGCTGACAATGTTGCCCCAGTGGGTGTCCCAATGA
- a CDS encoding transcription elongation factor Spt5 produces the protein MSEDSQIFVIKTTANQERSVAMALARIAKKEKLDIRAILAPDELKGYVLVEAPKSGIVELAIQTIPHARALVKGSSSIAEIEHFLKPKPIVTGIKEGAIIEVTSGPFKGEKARVKRVDEGHEEITVELFDAVVPIPITIRGDTVRILKKENE, from the coding sequence ATGAGTGAGGATTCCCAGATATTCGTAATCAAAACCACGGCAAACCAGGAAAGGTCAGTTGCAATGGCCCTTGCCAGGATCGCAAAGAAGGAGAAACTGGACATAAGGGCAATCCTGGCTCCTGACGAGCTCAAAGGATATGTCCTTGTCGAGGCCCCCAAATCCGGAATCGTGGAGCTGGCAATCCAGACAATTCCACATGCAAGAGCCCTTGTGAAAGGGAGTTCTTCAATAGCTGAAATCGAACACTTCCTTAAGCCCAAGCCAATAGTGACCGGTATCAAGGAAGGAGCTATAATTGAGGTCACCTCTGGACCCTTTAAGGGAGAAAAAGCCAGGGTTAAAAGGGTTGACGAAGGGCATGAGGAAATTACTGTGGAACTCTTCGATGCTGTGGTTCCGATCCCCATTACGATTCGTGGCGATACCGTAAGGATACTCAAAAAAGAGAACGAATAA
- a CDS encoding 50S ribosomal protein L11 produces MTSIVEALVPGGKANPGPPLGPALGPLGVNIKEVVEKINEKTRDYNGMQVPVKVIVDDKKNVEIEVGTPPTASLVMKELGIQKGSGNAGSEVVGNLTISQVAKVARMKKEDVLSYDLKAAMKEVMGSCVPMGVNVEGMKAKDCQKALDEGKFDDLLAGEAW; encoded by the coding sequence ATGACAAGTATTGTTGAAGCACTTGTCCCCGGAGGCAAAGCGAATCCCGGACCACCATTAGGTCCGGCACTTGGTCCGCTCGGGGTCAACATAAAAGAAGTGGTCGAAAAGATCAACGAAAAAACAAGGGACTACAATGGAATGCAGGTCCCTGTGAAAGTAATTGTTGACGACAAGAAAAATGTCGAGATCGAAGTAGGCACCCCTCCGACCGCATCTCTGGTCATGAAAGAGCTGGGGATCCAGAAAGGGTCAGGAAATGCGGGAAGCGAGGTAGTTGGAAACCTTACAATCTCGCAGGTAGCAAAAGTCGCCCGTATGAAAAAGGAAGACGTGCTATCTTATGACCTCAAAGCTGCAATGAAAGAAGTAATGGGCTCCTGTGTCCCGATGGGCGTGAACGTAGAGGGAATGAAAGCTAAGGACTGCCAGAAGGCACTCGATGAAGGCAAATTTGACGATTTGCTTGCAGGCGAGGCATGGTAA
- a CDS encoding 50S ribosomal protein L1, with the protein MVEKTILEAVKKVVEESPKRNFSESVDLAINLKNLDMNQPKNRVDEEVILPHGLGKELKIGVFAKGDVGLKAKAAGAAYVISDVELEELAADKNRARVLANECDLFIAETQFMPIIGKNLGIVLGPRGKMPIPLMPNKDVGELIQSKQNAVKLRSKDRLTFHVAVGRRDMNPEDLAENIETIMSRLERVLDKGKHNLRTVYVTTTMGKSERVV; encoded by the coding sequence ATGGTAGAAAAAACTATACTGGAAGCTGTCAAGAAAGTCGTTGAGGAGTCGCCAAAACGCAATTTCTCGGAAAGTGTGGATCTGGCGATTAACTTAAAGAACCTTGACATGAACCAACCGAAGAACAGAGTCGATGAAGAAGTAATTCTTCCGCACGGGCTCGGAAAAGAGCTGAAGATCGGCGTTTTTGCAAAAGGTGATGTTGGCCTGAAGGCAAAGGCTGCCGGTGCTGCGTATGTTATTTCTGACGTTGAGCTTGAAGAGCTGGCAGCTGACAAAAACAGAGCCAGAGTTCTTGCAAACGAATGTGACCTTTTTATCGCAGAAACTCAGTTCATGCCGATCATCGGTAAGAACCTTGGTATTGTGCTGGGACCCAGAGGTAAGATGCCTATCCCGCTCATGCCGAACAAGGATGTCGGTGAACTGATCCAGAGCAAGCAGAATGCAGTCAAGCTCAGGTCAAAAGACAGACTTACCTTCCACGTGGCTGTCGGTAGAAGGGATATGAATCCCGAAGACCTCGCAGAGAACATTGAGACCATTATGTCCAGGCTTGAGCGTGTCCTTGATAAGGGCAAGCACAACCTCAGAACGGTCTATGTCACGACAACCATGGGAAAATCAGAGAGGGTGGTGTAA
- a CDS encoding 50S ribosomal protein L10 codes for MAEERHHTEHIPQWKKDEIENIKELIQSHKVFGMVGIEGILATKMQKIRRDLKDVAVLKVSRNTLTERALNQLGETIPGMKEYLDKQTALIFTNESPFKLYKLLEQTKTPSPIRGGAIAPADITVQKGPTSFPPGPILGELQSAGIPASIDAGKVAVKETKVVCKAGEVVPQKLATMLSKLEIYPLIVGLDLRAAYDDGTIYEPELLAVDESKYFSDIIRAAQNAFNLSVNTAFPTSATISTLLAKASSEAKNLGVNAVILEPGVMDTLLAKAHVQMTSVASEAADKDANAVDDDLREVLGAAASAAAAAAAAAPAEEEVKKEEEPEEEEEDHAEEDGMAGLGALFG; via the coding sequence ATGGCAGAAGAAAGGCATCACACCGAGCATATCCCGCAGTGGAAAAAGGATGAAATCGAAAACATTAAGGAACTCATCCAGTCCCATAAGGTATTCGGGATGGTCGGGATCGAAGGCATCCTCGCAACCAAGATGCAGAAGATCCGCCGGGACCTTAAGGACGTTGCGGTGCTCAAAGTCTCCAGGAACACCCTCACAGAGCGGGCTTTAAACCAGCTTGGGGAAACTATTCCCGGGATGAAAGAATACCTTGACAAGCAGACCGCTCTGATATTTACTAATGAAAGTCCCTTCAAGCTTTACAAACTTCTCGAACAGACAAAAACACCTTCCCCGATCAGAGGAGGTGCAATAGCTCCTGCGGACATTACTGTCCAGAAGGGGCCCACCAGTTTCCCACCCGGTCCGATTCTGGGTGAACTCCAGAGCGCAGGCATTCCCGCTTCTATCGATGCCGGAAAAGTCGCAGTTAAGGAAACAAAGGTTGTCTGTAAAGCAGGTGAGGTAGTCCCGCAAAAGCTCGCCACAATGCTTTCAAAGCTGGAAATTTACCCGCTCATAGTAGGGCTTGACCTTAGAGCCGCCTATGATGACGGAACGATTTATGAGCCGGAACTCCTTGCAGTTGATGAAAGCAAGTACTTCTCTGACATTATCAGGGCAGCTCAGAATGCTTTCAATCTCTCGGTCAACACCGCATTCCCGACAAGTGCAACAATCAGCACCTTGCTGGCAAAAGCCAGTTCAGAAGCAAAGAACCTTGGTGTCAATGCTGTTATCCTTGAGCCGGGAGTTATGGATACCCTGCTGGCAAAAGCACATGTCCAGATGACATCCGTTGCATCCGAAGCCGCAGACAAAGACGCAAATGCCGTGGATGACGACCTGAGGGAAGTTCTCGGAGCAGCCGCAAGTGCAGCCGCAGCAGCAGCCGCAGCAGCTCCAGCAGAAGAAGAAGTAAAGAAGGAAGAAGAACCTGAAGAGGAAGAAGAGGACCATGCCGAAGAAGACGGGATGGCCGGCCTCGGTGCCCTTTTCGGATAA
- the rpl12p gene encoding 50S ribosomal protein P1: protein MEYIYAALLLHNAGKAITEEAITAVLQAAGIEVNEARAKALVAALEGVDIEDAIAKAAFAAPAAAAAPAAAAPAEAEAPAEEEEEEEEDTSEEDGMAGLGALFG, encoded by the coding sequence ATGGAATACATATATGCAGCTCTCTTATTGCACAACGCTGGTAAAGCAATTACCGAAGAAGCAATCACTGCCGTTCTTCAGGCAGCCGGTATCGAAGTGAACGAAGCCAGGGCAAAAGCCCTTGTCGCAGCCCTTGAAGGCGTGGACATCGAAGACGCAATCGCAAAGGCAGCATTCGCAGCTCCTGCCGCAGCCGCCGCACCCGCAGCCGCCGCACCCGCAGAAGCAGAAGCTCCTGCTGAGGAAGAAGAAGAGGAAGAAGAAGACACCTCCGAAGAAGACGGAATGGCCGGTCTCGGCGCCCTCTTCGGATAA
- a CDS encoding formylglycine-generating enzyme family protein → MFERISKRAFIAVLVILLFCGVQGCAELEKSADESDYPNSIGMEFVKISSGEFMMGSPSDERGISNSEKPIHKVTIENSYYLGKYEVTQEQWKSVMGNNPSHFKGDDLPVENVSWYDVQEFINKLNEMEGTDKYRLPSEAEWEYACRAGTTTRYFFGDDESKLGDYAWYWNNSDRKTHPVGQKKPNSWGLYGMSGNVLEWCQDKWHDNYDGAPSDGSAWEEGNSSYRVIRNGSWNASPMVCRSAYRFRFVPDTHVHFIGFRLLRSL, encoded by the coding sequence ATGTTTGAAAGAATAAGTAAAAGAGCATTCATTGCTGTACTAGTTATTCTCCTCTTTTGTGGAGTGCAGGGTTGTGCCGAACTCGAAAAATCAGCAGACGAGTCGGACTATCCAAATTCGATAGGCATGGAATTTGTTAAGATCTCTTCTGGGGAATTCATGATGGGCTCACCTTCAGATGAAAGGGGTATATCTAATAGTGAAAAACCTATTCATAAGGTTACTATAGAAAATTCATATTACCTTGGTAAGTATGAAGTAACTCAGGAGCAGTGGAAATCTGTAATGGGAAATAACCCTTCACACTTCAAGGGTGATGATCTGCCCGTGGAAAATGTCTCCTGGTACGATGTTCAGGAGTTCATCAATAAGCTCAATGAAATGGAGGGAACAGATAAATATCGTTTACCTTCTGAAGCTGAATGGGAATATGCCTGCAGAGCGGGCACCACAACCAGATATTTCTTCGGGGATGACGAATCGAAACTCGGTGATTATGCTTGGTATTGGAATAACTCTGATAGAAAGACTCATCCGGTTGGTCAGAAGAAGCCCAATTCCTGGGGCCTTTATGGTATGTCTGGGAATGTGTTGGAATGGTGTCAGGACAAATGGCATGATAATTATGATGGTGCTCCTTCTGATGGTAGTGCCTGGGAAGAGGGTAATAGCTCCTACCGCGTTATCCGGAACGGCAGCTGGAACGCCTCCCCCATGGTCTGTCGGTCAGCATACCGTTTCCGTTTCGTCCCCGACACTCACGTCCATTTCATTGGCTTTCGCTTGCTGAGGAGCTTGTAA
- a CDS encoding type II toxin-antitoxin system HicB family antitoxin has protein sequence MKGCYSYGDTLGELRENIREAILAHLELLKSKNESLPPIKLQGIQKIEIEA, from the coding sequence CTGAAAGGGTGCTACAGCTATGGAGATACACTCGGCGAGTTAAGGGAGAATATCCGGGAAGCCATATTAGCCCATCTGGAACTCTTAAAATCAAAAAACGAGTCTTTGCCGCCCATTAAATTACAGGGAATTCAGAAAATTGAAATCGAGGCTTAA
- a CDS encoding radical SAM protein: MTRFDPVFASKALWQIRIKKRPFVLSHGVNANCNMRCKFCEYWKETGKEPSRDEVFRLLDDAKKFGIGVYNAWTTEPLLRKDLPLIMAHAKKLGLVTSMVTNGKLLYERVEELEDVDFLSVSVDGVESYKEIRRMDFETLLKGLKKAIEVRKLQKQKNPILMNCVLTGKNLDDIETLILLAKKLGVKISFEPVHEFPGIDEEIWSEIGIRDKEKFRRVVDRIIELKKEGYPIINSKTYLSMVRDGNMDYKCRASSVIINLTHDGTAETCRVQHEPLGNVMKDGFEKVWNNSAERRKEIVENCEGCLFFGYTENSLMQGFNPEVLMHYEWM; the protein is encoded by the coding sequence ATGACCCGATTTGACCCCGTCTTTGCTTCAAAAGCCCTCTGGCAGATAAGAATCAAGAAGCGTCCGTTTGTCCTTTCTCACGGCGTAAATGCTAACTGCAATATGCGCTGCAAGTTCTGCGAATACTGGAAAGAGACCGGAAAAGAACCCTCAAGAGACGAGGTCTTCAGGCTGCTCGATGATGCAAAAAAATTCGGGATCGGCGTTTATAACGCCTGGACGACCGAACCCCTTCTCAGAAAAGACCTCCCCCTTATAATGGCTCACGCAAAGAAGCTCGGGCTGGTCACCTCCATGGTCACGAACGGAAAGCTGCTTTACGAGAGAGTGGAAGAGCTTGAGGACGTGGACTTCCTGTCGGTTTCCGTGGACGGGGTTGAAAGCTACAAAGAAATCCGGCGGATGGATTTCGAAACCCTGCTGAAAGGCCTGAAAAAAGCTATTGAAGTCAGAAAACTCCAGAAACAGAAAAACCCTATCCTGATGAACTGCGTCCTCACCGGAAAAAATCTTGACGACATTGAAACCCTTATTCTGCTTGCAAAAAAACTGGGCGTAAAAATTTCATTCGAACCAGTCCACGAGTTTCCGGGCATCGACGAGGAAATCTGGAGCGAGATCGGAATCCGCGACAAAGAAAAATTCCGCAGGGTCGTTGACAGGATAATCGAGCTTAAAAAAGAAGGCTACCCCATAATCAACTCAAAGACCTACCTCAGCATGGTAAGGGATGGAAACATGGACTACAAATGCCGGGCAAGTAGCGTAATCATCAACTTAACTCACGACGGCACAGCCGAGACCTGCCGGGTGCAGCATGAGCCGCTCGGAAACGTAATGAAGGACGGGTTTGAGAAGGTGTGGAATAATTCTGCAGAGCGCAGGAAGGAAATTGTAGAGAACTGTGAAGGCTGCCTCTTTTTTGGGTATACGGAGAATAGTTTGATGCAGGGGTTTAACCCGGAAGTTTTGATGCATTACGAGTGGATGTAA
- a CDS encoding type II toxin-antitoxin system RelE family toxin, translating into MPYDLFILPSCKKEIDKACKNNTLLKESLSKKIQEICESPFHYKPLRNELHGMRRVHILKSFVLIFNVDENKKSVTLVSFSHYDTAYSR; encoded by the coding sequence ATGCCATATGATCTTTTTATACTTCCATCATGTAAAAAAGAGATCGATAAGGCGTGTAAGAATAATACACTCTTAAAAGAGTCTTTGAGCAAAAAAATTCAAGAGATATGTGAAAGCCCTTTTCATTATAAACCTTTGAGAAATGAACTTCATGGAATGCGCAGGGTGCATATCCTGAAAAGTTTCGTCCTGATCTTTAATGTAGATGAAAACAAAAAGTCCGTGACCCTTGTAAGTTTTTCACACTATGATACTGCTTACTCTCGCTAA
- a CDS encoding P-loop NTPase fold protein, whose translation MCSDTATGKDSLGFKPYFEAIAEFLTAEETLAPITLSIEGQWGCGKSFFMKQLEEKIEKGNICDISIREFLKYLFLNQKKAELPGLKSLTSKLKTLFLPLRKYSHKIMGASQVINMRFLIHIPSKIK comes from the coding sequence ATGTGTAGTGACACTGCAACAGGAAAGGACTCGCTCGGATTCAAACCTTACTTCGAGGCTATCGCAGAATTTCTTACCGCCGAGGAGACTTTAGCTCCGATTACTCTTTCTATTGAGGGGCAGTGGGGGTGCGGGAAATCTTTTTTCATGAAACAACTGGAAGAGAAAATCGAAAAGGGAAATATATGCGATATATCTATTAGAGAATTTTTGAAGTATCTATTTTTGAATCAGAAAAAAGCAGAGCTTCCTGGATTAAAATCCCTTACTTCTAAACTAAAAACCCTTTTTCTTCCATTGAGGAAATATTCTCACAAAATAATGGGGGCAAGTCAAGTAATCAACATGAGATTTTTGATCCATATTCCTTCGAAAATAAAATAA
- a CDS encoding YHS domain-containing protein, with translation MQMKGSGTRKDPVCDMEVMERDVEYKSDYRGRTYYFCSYDCMKRFQDDPEKYLSFHSQEVQQK, from the coding sequence ATGCAAATGAAAGGGTCCGGGACACGAAAAGATCCCGTATGCGATATGGAGGTTATGGAAAGGGATGTAGAATACAAAAGCGATTACAGAGGCAGAACTTATTATTTCTGCTCGTATGACTGCATGAAAAGGTTTCAGGATGATCCCGAAAAGTATCTAAGCTTCCATAGTCAGGAAGTACAACAGAAATGA
- a CDS encoding PKD domain-containing protein: MNKHTLKIFLICLTLLLVTAAQPVLGSDWAQFQRDVYNTGVTADRAPITDPMNSTLSWEYKLGANVDSAPIVAGDMMYALVGNNHIYAFNRITGELVWEESTSGSLGFLIGNAAVGNGIVFVPTTNGQIFAFDAETGDLKWNKTVSSKQLDTPIVYSDGKIYFGEAMGGRNYYCLDEDGNEVWSRTATTQESSQGSYYWAGAAVIGNNLVYGDNDGYIVSVNKDTGTDIAEINVSEEFGVDCKEIRSSILYVEDLGRVYFTSTGGYCFALGFNPADGTFKTSDKHSANIAYASTTTPAYYNGRVYIGSGEIMKANGNGVYCLDADLTGVIWNYPVGGTGIVQSSPALSTYYDDGDGEVYIYFTVNAKPIGGVYCLKDLPDSTSPELVWSYVESGKTDFSLPGVAISDGWVYYGTDNKYIFGLTTPDSQVPEAPTADFSATPVSGDAPLTVSFADLSTGDGITTWAWDFENDGNVDSTEQNPSYTYSDAGTYTVSLTVTGEGGSDSEEKADYISVSESSAPVEPVAAFAADVTSGTAPLTVNFTDQSTGSPIAWAWDFDNDGNVDSSEQNPSYTYSDAGSYTVNLTVTNEAGSNSAVETDYITVSESSTPTEPEPVAAFAADVTSGTAPLTVNFTDQSTGSPTSWEWDFDNDGNVDSTEQNPSYTYSDAGIYTVKLTVSNENGSDVLEILEMITVKETVVSEDAWYQFHKDAQHSGYSSSDAPDSANLAWIAEPLNDTYSLVPSSSVVIAEGMVFGLCNGPVDEYGNPLTSEGQLVAFDEETGEEIWNVTVMAPEWGSWSCPAYDDGKVFASAGKNTYCVNASTGDIIWTFQNPSELASCNGGPSIGDGKVFASDWDGGNYYCLDENTGELLWTFKIDGLYAQSTPAYKDDRVYLSGWTTVNAVYCVNATTGELIWENEELSSNPCGSITVTEEGLYLSIYSFGTEDGFYKLDLTDGHEIWGRPDIPPTDSTPAVVNGKVYLSAGTAGYSDLNTYCLNASDGKTIWVTDSSENIGDWVCSPAVADGKVFTGGAAEGLFTGSSTLYAFDAETGAVVWSYKGCGGSPAVADDMVFSTGSGKLYAFKEAEVLLPEAKFSSNVSSGEAPLTVGFTDESTGEGITAWEWDFDNDGTVDSTEQNPIHTYDNAGSYTVNLTVTSAEGIDSEVKMDYINVSESSTPGEPEPVAAFIANVTSGTAPLTVNFTDQSTGSPTSWEWDFDNDGNVDSTEQNPSYTYSDAGSYTVNLTVTNAEGSNSEVKTEYITVEEASSGSQNGSSSVSLNVTIVPVISLEVSPSALDFGELYPGKTSELQYLTLKNRGSCDINVTAVVCDCSAEDELFSQGLLLDSQLWNNYWKVVGKNSQENTSVALQVPADYAGSGNKKGTITFWAEAAE; the protein is encoded by the coding sequence ATGAACAAACATACATTGAAAATATTTCTGATTTGTCTAACATTGCTCCTGGTGACGGCTGCTCAGCCGGTACTGGGCTCCGACTGGGCTCAGTTCCAGAGAGATGTCTATAACACAGGTGTAACTGCAGACAGGGCCCCTATAACGGACCCTATGAACTCCACACTTTCCTGGGAGTATAAACTGGGAGCAAACGTTGATTCGGCTCCTATAGTGGCCGGAGACATGATGTATGCTCTGGTGGGTAACAATCACATCTATGCTTTTAACAGGATCACAGGCGAACTTGTCTGGGAAGAATCCACAAGTGGGAGTCTCGGCTTCCTGATAGGAAATGCAGCTGTCGGAAACGGGATAGTTTTTGTGCCGACCACTAACGGGCAGATCTTTGCTTTTGATGCAGAAACAGGGGACTTGAAATGGAATAAAACTGTAAGCAGCAAGCAGCTTGATACTCCTATTGTTTATTCAGATGGCAAAATCTACTTCGGGGAAGCAATGGGTGGACGCAATTATTACTGCCTGGATGAGGACGGTAACGAAGTCTGGAGCCGGACCGCAACAACCCAGGAAAGCAGTCAGGGATCCTACTATTGGGCAGGAGCTGCAGTAATCGGGAACAACCTGGTTTATGGAGACAATGATGGATACATTGTTTCCGTGAATAAGGATACTGGAACTGACATTGCTGAAATAAATGTCTCTGAAGAGTTCGGGGTAGACTGTAAAGAAATCCGGTCCTCAATCCTTTATGTTGAAGACCTGGGAAGAGTTTACTTCACGTCTACGGGAGGATACTGCTTTGCTCTTGGTTTTAACCCTGCTGACGGGACCTTTAAGACTTCCGACAAACACAGTGCAAACATCGCCTATGCCTCTACCACAACTCCTGCCTATTACAACGGAAGAGTCTACATAGGTTCGGGAGAAATAATGAAAGCCAATGGAAATGGGGTTTATTGCCTTGATGCCGATTTGACCGGTGTGATCTGGAATTACCCTGTGGGCGGCACAGGGATAGTTCAGTCCTCCCCGGCACTCTCCACATACTACGACGATGGGGACGGGGAAGTCTACATATACTTCACGGTAAACGCAAAACCCATAGGGGGCGTGTACTGTCTCAAGGACTTACCCGATTCAACGAGCCCCGAACTTGTCTGGAGTTACGTCGAAAGTGGCAAAACAGACTTTTCTCTTCCGGGAGTCGCAATCTCTGACGGCTGGGTCTATTACGGAACCGACAACAAATACATCTTCGGACTCACAACTCCTGATTCGCAGGTACCTGAAGCACCTACCGCTGACTTCAGCGCGACACCCGTTTCTGGAGACGCACCTCTAACTGTCAGCTTCGCCGATCTTTCCACGGGCGATGGAATTACCACCTGGGCATGGGACTTTGAAAACGACGGAAATGTGGACTCTACAGAGCAGAACCCGAGCTACACTTATTCCGATGCAGGAACCTACACCGTTAGCCTCACGGTTACCGGGGAAGGCGGAAGCGACTCTGAAGAAAAAGCTGACTACATCAGTGTATCCGAATCATCTGCGCCTGTAGAACCGGTTGCTGCTTTCGCTGCGGATGTAACTAGCGGCACTGCTCCTCTGACCGTTAATTTCACGGACCAATCCACAGGTTCACCTATTGCCTGGGCATGGGACTTTGACAACGACGGAAACGTGGACTCAAGCGAACAGAACCCGAGCTACACTTATTCCGATGCAGGTAGCTATACCGTAAACCTAACAGTCACGAACGAAGCTGGAAGCAACAGTGCTGTGGAAACTGATTATATTACAGTATCCGAATCTTCCACACCTACAGAACCTGAACCGGTTGCTGCTTTCGCTGCGGATGTAACTAGTGGCACTGCTCCTCTAACCGTTAATTTCACGGACCAGTCCACAGGTTCACCTACTTCATGGGAATGGGACTTTGACAACGATGGAAATGTGGACTCTACCGAGCAGAACCCGAGTTACACTTATTCCGATGCAGGCATCTATACCGTTAAACTGACTGTCAGCAACGAAAACGGTAGTGATGTCCTGGAAATTCTGGAAATGATCACAGTTAAAGAAACTGTAGTTTCCGAGGATGCCTGGTACCAGTTCCACAAAGACGCACAGCACAGCGGATATAGTAGCTCTGATGCTCCTGACAGCGCTAACCTTGCCTGGATTGCCGAGCCTCTTAATGATACGTATTCCCTTGTTCCGAGTTCAAGCGTGGTTATTGCCGAAGGAATGGTCTTCGGACTCTGCAACGGCCCTGTCGACGAATATGGTAACCCTCTGACTTCAGAAGGCCAGCTTGTTGCCTTTGACGAGGAAACAGGAGAAGAAATCTGGAATGTAACCGTAATGGCGCCAGAATGGGGTTCATGGTCATGTCCTGCTTACGATGATGGAAAGGTTTTCGCATCTGCAGGGAAAAACACTTACTGTGTAAATGCTTCTACCGGAGATATCATCTGGACATTCCAGAACCCGAGTGAACTTGCATCATGTAACGGCGGCCCTTCAATAGGAGATGGAAAGGTATTTGCCAGCGACTGGGACGGAGGAAATTATTACTGTCTTGATGAAAACACGGGAGAACTTCTGTGGACTTTCAAGATAGATGGGCTCTATGCACAGTCTACTCCTGCTTACAAAGATGACAGGGTATATCTTTCAGGATGGACTACCGTAAATGCAGTCTACTGCGTAAATGCAACCACTGGAGAACTGATATGGGAAAATGAAGAGTTATCAAGCAACCCGTGCGGGTCCATAACAGTTACCGAGGAAGGGCTCTACCTTTCTATTTACAGTTTCGGGACAGAGGATGGGTTCTACAAGCTTGACCTGACCGACGGACATGAAATATGGGGAAGACCCGATATACCCCCTACGGATTCAACACCAGCTGTGGTAAATGGAAAAGTCTATTTGTCGGCGGGTACGGCGGGATACAGTGACCTCAATACCTATTGCCTTAATGCCTCTGACGGGAAAACAATATGGGTAACTGATTCTTCTGAGAATATAGGAGACTGGGTATGTTCACCTGCTGTTGCGGATGGAAAAGTCTTTACAGGAGGGGCAGCTGAAGGACTCTTTACTGGCTCTTCAACACTCTATGCTTTTGATGCAGAAACAGGAGCAGTGGTCTGGAGTTATAAAGGCTGTGGAGGCTCACCGGCAGTTGCAGACGATATGGTATTCAGTACAGGAAGCGGAAAACTTTACGCTTTCAAGGAAGCAGAAGTACTTCTCCCTGAAGCAAAATTCAGCTCCAATGTAAGTTCAGGAGAAGCACCCCTGACTGTCGGCTTCACCGACGAATCAACTGGAGAAGGCATCACAGCCTGGGAATGGGACTTTGACAACGACGGAACCGTGGATTCCACTGAGCAGAACCCGATCCATACTTATGACAATGCAGGCAGTTACACTGTCAACCTCACCGTGACCAGTGCAGAGGGAATCGACTCTGAAGTAAAGATGGACTATATCAATGTTTCTGAGTCCTCAACACCTGGAGAGCCTGAACCAGTTGCTGCTTTCATTGCAAATGTGACTAGTGGCACTGCTCCTCTAACCGTTAATTTCACGGACCAGTCCACAGGTTCACCTACTTCATGGGAATGGGACTTTGACAACGACGGAAATGTGGATTCCACAGAGCAGAACCCGAGCTACACTTATTCCGATGCAGGCAGCTACACCGTGAACCTCACAGTTACAAACGCAGAGGGAAGCAATTCCGAAGTGAAGACTGAGTATATCACGGTTGAGGAAGCTTCTTCAGGGAGCCAGAACGGGTCATCAAGTGTGTCCCTGAATGTAACCATTGTTCCGGTGATTTCCCTTGAGGTCTCTCCTTCAGCCCTGGATTTCGGGGAACTGTACCCTGGAAAAACCAGTGAGCTCCAGTATCTAACTCTCAAAAACAGAGGGAGCTGTGACATAAATGTTACAGCCGTAGTCTGCGACTGCTCTGCTGAAGATGAGCTTTTCAGCCAGGGACTGCTACTGGACTCTCAGCTATGGAATAATTACTGGAAAGTAGTAGGAAAGAACAGTCAGGAAAACACTTCAGTAGCTCTGCAGGTTCCGGCTGATTATGCCGGTTCCGGAAACAAAAAAGGGACAATAACCTTCTGGGCGGAGGCAGCCGAATAA